In Streptomyces sp. SLBN-118, the following are encoded in one genomic region:
- a CDS encoding glycoside hydrolase family 19 protein yields the protein MRRHRILALLIAILVGSGLAAVFVPAATAATADACTSAPNWSAGTWYATGNVVRYTDGKYYIAEHDNPGYDPTISTWFWDPYSCSGGGDPDPSGFVVSEAQFNQMFPNRNSFYTYSGLKAALGAYPGFANTGSDTVKKQEAAAFLANVNHETGGLVHIVEQNQANYPHYCDWSQSYGCPAGQAAYYGRGPIQLSWNFNYKAAGDALGIDLLNNPWLVQNDAAVAWKTGLWYWNTQNGPGSMTPHNAMVNQAGFGQTIRSINGSLECDGKNPAQVQSRVNSYTQFTQILGVPTGSNLYC from the coding sequence TTGAGACGACACCGCATCCTGGCGTTGCTGATCGCCATCCTCGTAGGAAGCGGACTGGCGGCGGTCTTCGTGCCCGCCGCCACCGCCGCCACCGCGGACGCCTGTACCTCCGCACCGAACTGGTCGGCCGGTACCTGGTACGCCACCGGCAACGTTGTCAGATACACGGACGGCAAGTACTACATAGCCGAGCACGACAACCCGGGCTATGACCCGACGATCAGCACCTGGTTCTGGGACCCGTACAGCTGCAGCGGCGGCGGGGACCCGGACCCCTCGGGCTTCGTCGTGAGCGAGGCGCAGTTCAACCAGATGTTCCCGAACCGGAATTCGTTCTACACGTACAGCGGCCTGAAGGCCGCGCTCGGCGCGTACCCCGGCTTCGCGAACACCGGCAGCGACACGGTCAAGAAGCAGGAGGCCGCAGCCTTCCTGGCGAACGTGAACCACGAGACGGGCGGCCTCGTCCACATCGTGGAGCAGAACCAGGCCAACTACCCGCACTACTGCGACTGGAGCCAGTCCTACGGCTGCCCGGCGGGCCAGGCGGCGTACTACGGCCGCGGGCCGATCCAGCTCAGCTGGAACTTCAACTACAAGGCGGCGGGCGACGCACTCGGCATCGATCTGCTGAACAACCCCTGGCTTGTGCAGAACGACGCGGCCGTGGCCTGGAAGACGGGCCTTTGGTACTGGAACACCCAGAACGGCCCAGGCTCAATGACCCCGCACAACGCGATGGTGAACCAGGCGGGCTTCGGCCAGACCATCCGCTCGATCAACGGCTCGCTGGAGTGCGACGGCAAGAACCCGGCCCAGGTCCAGAGCCGCGTGAACAGCTACACGCAGTTCACGCAGATCCTCGGTGTGCCCACCGGATCCAACCTGTACTGCTGA
- the hemB gene encoding porphobilinogen synthase: MTAYGSFPGARPRRLRTTPAMRRMVAETRLHPADLILPAFVREGIREPVPITAMPGVVQHTRDTLRKAAVEALEAGVAGIMLFGVPEDAKKDGAGTAGTDPDGILQVAIRDVKAEVGDELVIMSDLCLDEYTDHGHCGVLDADGRVDNDATLERYAEMAQVQADAGVHVVGPSGMMDGQVGVIRDALDQTGHEDVSILAYTAKYSSAFYGPFREAVGSSLTGDRKTYQQDPANLRESLRELALDLEEGADMVMVKPAGPYLDVLAKVAESVDVPVAAYQISGEYAMVEAAAEKGWIDRDKAILETLTGIRRAGAQMILTYWATEVARTL, encoded by the coding sequence ATGACTGCGTACGGATCCTTCCCCGGCGCGCGGCCACGGCGGCTGCGCACCACCCCCGCCATGCGCCGCATGGTCGCCGAGACTCGCCTGCACCCCGCCGATCTGATCCTTCCCGCCTTCGTCCGGGAGGGCATCCGCGAGCCGGTGCCGATCACCGCGATGCCCGGCGTCGTGCAGCACACCCGGGACACACTGCGGAAGGCCGCCGTCGAGGCGCTGGAGGCGGGTGTCGCCGGGATCATGCTGTTCGGGGTCCCGGAGGACGCGAAGAAGGACGGCGCGGGGACCGCGGGGACGGACCCGGACGGGATTCTGCAGGTCGCGATCCGGGACGTGAAGGCCGAGGTCGGGGACGAGCTCGTGATCATGTCCGACCTGTGTCTGGACGAGTACACGGACCACGGCCACTGCGGCGTCCTGGACGCGGACGGCCGCGTCGACAACGACGCCACCCTTGAGCGGTACGCAGAGATGGCTCAGGTCCAGGCCGACGCCGGTGTCCATGTCGTCGGCCCCAGCGGCATGATGGACGGCCAGGTCGGCGTCATCCGCGACGCGCTCGACCAGACGGGCCACGAGGACGTCTCGATCCTCGCCTACACGGCGAAGTACTCGTCGGCCTTCTACGGGCCCTTCCGCGAGGCCGTCGGCTCCTCCCTCACGGGCGACCGCAAGACGTACCAGCAGGACCCGGCCAACCTCCGCGAGTCCCTGCGGGAGCTGGCGCTGGACCTCGAAGAGGGCGCCGACATGGTCATGGTCAAGCCCGCGGGCCCCTACCTCGATGTGCTGGCCAAGGTCGCCGAGTCCGTCGACGTGCCGGTCGCCGCGTACCAGATCAGCGGTGAGTACGCGATGGTCGAGGCCGCCGCCGAGAAGGGCTGGATCGACCGGGACAAGGCCATCCTGGAGACCCTGACCGGTATCCGGCGGGCCGGTGCGCAGATGATCCTCACCTACTGGGCGACCGAGGTCGCGCGCACCCTCTGA
- a CDS encoding uroporphyrinogen-III synthase has protein sequence MSPTSPTNNASSTLSAHGHVTFLGAGPGDPGLLTLRAVEALAGADVLIAEPDVLDVVRSHARANVSTPELTVVDDASTAAGIPVLRDAANLVMEAARNGKRVVRAVTGDPGLDTDAGQEMLACAAEGIPFEVVPGVATAVGVPAYAGVPLRDAQGTDVRFVDARTASERCWTEVGASDGTVVVSTTLETVAAAAGELVAAGRKPDTPLTVTAAGTTTRQRTWTATLGTIAQTLKQAKVLPAPDGHQPVIAVVGERSAAAQRDQLAWFESKPLFGWKVLVPRTKEQAASLSDQLRSYGAVPHEVPTIAVEPPRTPQQMERAVKGLVTGRYEWIAFTSVNAVKAVREKFEEYGLDARAFAGIKVAAVGEQTAASLVDFGVKPDLVPSGEQSAAGLLEDWPPYDPVFDPIDRVFLPRADIATETLVAGLIELGWEVDDVTAYRTVRASPPPADTREAIKGGGFDAVLFTSSSTVRNLVGIAGKPHNVTVIACIGPATAKTAEEHGLRVDVLSPEPSVHKLAEALAEFGARRRVAALEAGEHVTRPSERRPGGRRRRTT, from the coding sequence TTGAGCCCCACCAGCCCCACCAACAACGCATCCTCGACGCTCTCGGCACACGGGCACGTCACTTTCCTCGGCGCCGGTCCCGGCGACCCCGGACTGCTGACTCTGCGCGCCGTCGAAGCGCTCGCGGGCGCGGACGTACTGATCGCCGAACCGGATGTGCTCGACGTCGTACGCAGCCATGCGCGGGCGAATGTAAGCACGCCTGAACTGACGGTTGTTGACGACGCGTCAACAGCCGCCGGAATCCCCGTCCTCAGGGATGCGGCCAATCTTGTCATGGAGGCCGCGCGCAACGGCAAGCGGGTCGTGCGTGCGGTGACCGGCGATCCCGGCCTGGACACCGACGCAGGTCAGGAGATGCTCGCCTGCGCCGCGGAGGGGATTCCCTTCGAGGTCGTGCCCGGTGTGGCCACCGCGGTGGGTGTGCCCGCCTACGCCGGTGTGCCGCTGCGTGACGCGCAGGGTACGGACGTCCGCTTCGTCGACGCCCGTACCGCGAGCGAGCGTTGCTGGACCGAGGTCGGCGCCAGCGACGGCACGGTCGTCGTCTCCACGACGCTGGAAACGGTCGCCGCGGCCGCGGGCGAGCTGGTGGCCGCGGGCCGCAAGCCCGACACCCCGCTGACCGTCACCGCCGCGGGGACCACGACGCGGCAGCGGACGTGGACCGCGACGCTCGGCACGATCGCCCAGACCCTGAAGCAGGCGAAGGTGCTGCCGGCGCCCGACGGCCACCAGCCCGTCATAGCCGTGGTCGGTGAGCGCAGTGCCGCCGCTCAGCGCGACCAGCTCGCGTGGTTCGAGTCCAAGCCGCTGTTCGGCTGGAAGGTGCTCGTGCCGCGGACCAAGGAGCAGGCGGCGTCGCTCTCCGACCAGCTTCGTTCGTACGGCGCGGTGCCGCACGAGGTTCCGACGATCGCCGTCGAACCGCCGCGGACACCGCAGCAGATGGAGCGCGCGGTCAAGGGCCTGGTGACGGGCCGCTACGAGTGGATCGCCTTCACCTCGGTGAACGCCGTGAAGGCGGTACGGGAGAAGTTCGAGGAGTACGGGCTCGACGCGCGGGCCTTCGCGGGGATCAAGGTCGCGGCGGTGGGGGAGCAGACCGCGGCCTCACTGGTGGACTTCGGCGTGAAGCCGGACCTTGTACCGAGCGGTGAGCAGTCAGCGGCCGGTCTCCTGGAGGACTGGCCGCCGTACGACCCTGTCTTCGACCCGATCGACAGGGTCTTCCTGCCGCGGGCCGACATCGCGACCGAGACCCTGGTCGCGGGCCTGATCGAACTCGGCTGGGAGGTCGACGACGTCACGGCCTACCGGACCGTACGGGCGTCGCCGCCGCCGGCGGACACACGCGAGGCGATCAAGGGCGGCGGCTTCGACGCGGTCCTGTTCACGTCGTCGTCGACGGTGCGGAACCTGGTGGGTATCGCGGGCAAGCCGCACAACGTGACCGTCATCGCGTGCATCGGTCCTGCGACCGCGAAGACCGCGGAGGAGCACGGGCTGCGGGTGGACGTGCTGTCCCCCGAGCCGTCGGTGCACAAGCTCGCGGAGGCGCTCGCGGAATTCGGGGCGCGGCGGAGGGTGGCGGCGCTGGAGGCGGGCGAGCATGTGACGCGGCCGAGCGAGCGGCGGCCGGGGGGTCGGCGTCGGCGCACCACGTAG
- the hemC gene encoding hydroxymethylbilane synthase, with protein MTDRALRLGTRRSKLAMAQSGQVAQAVRQLTGRPVELVEITTYGDTSREHLAQIGGTGVFVTALRDALLRGDVDFAVHSLKDLPTAQPDDLTLAAVPPREDPRDALVARDGLAFDRLAAPSPRGAARIGTGSPRRMAQLNAYARAHGLSIETVPIRGNVDTRIGYVRSGELDAVVLAAAGLNRLGRIDQVTDFLPVDSVLPAPGQGALAIECAAVNADLAAALAELDDPFTRAAVTAERSLLAALEAGCTAPVGALADLLADGQVFTEMRLRGVVGTTDGSTLVQLSTTGPVPTSHGDAIALGRELASEMLAKGAAGLMGERAL; from the coding sequence ATGACCGATAGGGCACTGAGGCTCGGGACCAGGCGCAGCAAGCTGGCCATGGCCCAGTCCGGGCAAGTGGCTCAGGCGGTGCGCCAGTTGACCGGCCGGCCCGTCGAGCTCGTCGAGATCACCACGTACGGAGACACCTCCCGTGAGCATCTCGCGCAGATCGGCGGTACGGGGGTCTTCGTCACCGCCCTGCGGGACGCCTTGCTGCGGGGTGACGTCGACTTCGCCGTCCACTCCCTGAAGGACCTGCCCACCGCGCAGCCCGACGACCTGACGCTGGCGGCCGTGCCGCCGCGCGAGGACCCGCGGGACGCGCTGGTGGCCCGCGACGGGCTGGCCTTCGACCGGCTGGCTGCTCCTTCCCCAAGGGGGGCTGCCCGGATCGGCACCGGTTCGCCGCGCCGCATGGCGCAGCTCAACGCGTACGCCCGTGCGCACGGCCTGAGCATCGAGACCGTGCCGATCCGCGGCAATGTCGACACCCGGATCGGATACGTACGCAGCGGAGAGCTGGACGCCGTGGTGCTTGCCGCGGCCGGGCTCAACCGCCTCGGCAGGATCGACCAGGTCACCGACTTCCTGCCGGTCGACTCCGTCCTGCCCGCCCCCGGCCAGGGGGCACTGGCGATCGAGTGTGCCGCGGTCAACGCGGACCTCGCCGCCGCGCTCGCCGAGCTCGACGACCCGTTCACGCGGGCCGCCGTGACCGCCGAGCGTTCCCTGCTCGCCGCCCTGGAGGCCGGCTGCACCGCACCTGTTGGTGCGCTGGCCGACCTGCTGGCCGACGGACAGGTTTTCACCGAAATGCGCCTGCGCGGCGTCGTCGGCACGACCGACGGCTCGACGCTGGTGCAGCTGTCCACCACCGGTCCCGTACCCACGTCGCACGGCGACGCCATCGCGCTCGGTCGCGAACTCGCGTCCGAGATGCTCGCCAAGGGTGCGGCCGGTCTTATGGGGGAGCGAGCACTTTGA
- a CDS encoding glutamyl-tRNA reductase translates to MSLLVVGLSHRSAPVSVLERASLSADAQVKLLQDTLAAEPATEAAVLATCNRIELYADVDKFHAGVAELSTLLAQHSGVGLEELTPYLYVHYEDRAVHHLFSVACGLDSMVVGEGQILGQIKDALALGQELHTAGRLINDFFQQALRVGKRAHSETGIDRAGQSLVTFGLEQLADGADVEEWAADKRVLVIGAGSMSSLAATTLARLGVRELVIANRTLERAERLAAALGEPSGVTARAVPMDGLAGELTRADAVVSCTGATGLVLTAESIAAALAVAPSAQDTGAGDRLRAPDGSLVARLAAAAARDGRVADKSLAGTSFGDTGVSNTGTDDADSGRGSEGRADSGPDDACPVEPDGRHADELAQHGAWVDNAVRSRTASGPRTTRADGDVRIALLDLAMPRDIDGAVHRLAGVRLVDIESLAEASADAPMAADVDQVRRIVSDEVAAFGAAQRAAHITPTVVALRTMAADVVAGEIARLEGRLTGLDEKQRAEINQTVRRVVDKLLHAPTVRVKQLAGEPGGAGYADALRTLFDLDPETVASVSRADMNDPNRGRV, encoded by the coding sequence ATGAGCCTTCTGGTCGTCGGACTGAGTCACCGCAGCGCGCCGGTGAGCGTGCTGGAGCGGGCCTCGCTGTCTGCGGACGCGCAGGTCAAGCTGCTCCAGGACACGCTGGCCGCGGAGCCCGCCACCGAGGCCGCGGTGCTGGCCACGTGCAACCGCATCGAGCTGTACGCGGACGTGGACAAGTTCCACGCGGGTGTCGCCGAGCTGTCCACGCTGCTCGCGCAGCACAGCGGCGTGGGGCTCGAGGAACTCACTCCTTATCTCTACGTGCACTACGAGGACCGGGCGGTCCACCACCTCTTCTCGGTGGCCTGCGGCCTGGACTCCATGGTGGTCGGCGAGGGCCAGATCCTCGGGCAGATCAAGGACGCCCTCGCGCTCGGGCAGGAACTGCACACCGCGGGCCGCCTGATCAACGACTTCTTCCAGCAGGCGCTGCGTGTCGGCAAGCGCGCGCACAGCGAGACCGGGATCGACCGGGCCGGGCAGTCGCTCGTCACCTTCGGACTCGAGCAGCTGGCGGACGGCGCGGACGTCGAAGAGTGGGCCGCGGACAAGCGAGTGCTCGTGATCGGCGCGGGCTCGATGTCCTCGCTCGCCGCGACGACGCTCGCGCGCCTGGGTGTACGTGAACTGGTCATCGCCAACCGGACGCTGGAGCGCGCCGAGCGCCTTGCCGCGGCGCTGGGCGAGCCCAGTGGGGTGACGGCGCGCGCGGTGCCGATGGACGGCCTCGCCGGGGAGCTGACACGTGCCGACGCCGTGGTCTCGTGCACCGGTGCGACGGGTCTTGTCCTGACGGCCGAGTCGATCGCGGCGGCCCTCGCGGTGGCGCCCTCCGCACAGGACACCGGTGCGGGCGACAGGCTGCGCGCGCCGGACGGCAGCCTGGTGGCGCGCCTTGCCGCGGCGGCGGCACGGGACGGCCGTGTGGCCGACAAATCGCTCGCGGGGACGTCGTTCGGTGACACGGGTGTGAGTAACACCGGTACGGACGATGCGGACTCCGGCCGGGGCTCCGAGGGCCGTGCCGACAGCGGGCCGGATGATGCCTGCCCGGTGGAACCGGACGGCCGGCACGCCGACGAGCTCGCGCAGCACGGCGCCTGGGTCGACAACGCGGTACGCAGCCGTACCGCTTCCGGACCCCGGACGACGCGGGCCGACGGAGACGTACGGATCGCGCTGCTCGATCTCGCCATGCCGCGGGACATCGACGGCGCCGTCCACCGCCTCGCCGGTGTGCGGCTGGTCGACATCGAGTCCCTCGCCGAGGCCTCCGCCGACGCCCCCATGGCCGCCGATGTGGACCAGGTGCGGCGCATCGTCTCCGACGAGGTCGCCGCCTTCGGCGCGGCCCAGCGCGCCGCGCACATCACTCCGACCGTCGTCGCCCTGCGCACCATGGCCGCCGATGTCGTCGCCGGTGAGATCGCGCGGCTGGAGGGCCGGTTGACCGGTCTGGACGAGAAGCAGCGTGCCGAGATCAACCAGACCGTTCGCCGCGTCGTCGACAAGCTCCTGCACGCGCCCACCGTGCGGGTCAAGCAGCTGGCCGGCGAGCCCGGAGGCGCCGGGTACGCGGACGCGCTGCGGACACTCTTCGACCTCGACCCGGAGACGGTCGCATCCGTCAGCCGGGCCGACATGAATGACCCGAATCGAGGGCGAGTATGA
- a CDS encoding redox-sensing transcriptional repressor Rex, with protein MATGRNHRPATRSRGIPEATVARLPLYLRALTALSERSVPTVSSEELAAAAGVNSAKLRKDFSYLGSYGTRGVGYDVEYLVYQISRELGLTQDWPVVIVGIGNLGAALANYGGFASRGFRVAALIDADPTMAGKPVAGIPVQHTDELEKIISDNGVSIGVISTPAGAAQQVCERLIAAGVTSILNFAPTVLSVPDGVDVRKVDLSIELQILAFHEQRKAGEEAEAAAGRKGPDGDMPAVMPA; from the coding sequence GTGGCAACTGGCCGAAATCACCGACCGGCGACCCGTAGCCGAGGAATCCCCGAGGCCACCGTCGCCCGGCTTCCGCTGTACCTGCGCGCACTGACCGCGCTGTCCGAGCGGTCCGTACCCACGGTTTCCTCCGAAGAGCTCGCGGCGGCCGCGGGGGTCAACTCCGCGAAGCTGCGCAAGGACTTCTCCTACCTCGGCTCCTACGGCACGCGGGGCGTCGGCTATGACGTCGAGTACCTCGTCTACCAGATCTCCCGTGAGCTCGGCCTCACCCAGGACTGGCCGGTCGTCATCGTCGGCATCGGTAACCTCGGCGCCGCGCTCGCCAACTACGGCGGGTTCGCCTCCCGCGGCTTCCGCGTCGCCGCGCTGATCGACGCCGATCCCACCATGGCAGGAAAGCCGGTCGCCGGGATTCCGGTCCAGCACACCGACGAGCTCGAGAAGATCATCAGCGACAACGGGGTGTCCATCGGTGTCATCTCGACGCCCGCCGGTGCCGCGCAGCAGGTGTGCGAGCGCCTGATCGCCGCCGGTGTCACCTCCATCCTCAACTTCGCCCCCACCGTCCTCTCCGTGCCCGACGGTGTCGATGTGCGCAAGGTCGACCTCTCGATCGAGCTGCAGATCCTCGCCTTCCACGAGCAGCGGAAGGCCGGCGAGGAGGCCGAGGCCGCGGCAGGCCGGAAGGGACCGGACGGGGACATGCCCGCCGTGATGCCGGCATGA
- a CDS encoding glutaredoxin family protein encodes MSPVVRRTKKRAAERVVTLIGKPGCHLCDDARSVVEEVCAATGASFEEKDITQDEALHRAYWEQIPVVLVDGEQHTFWRVDAGRLRRALGA; translated from the coding sequence ATGAGTCCTGTGGTGCGGCGTACGAAGAAGAGGGCGGCCGAGCGCGTGGTGACGCTGATCGGGAAGCCGGGGTGTCATCTCTGTGACGATGCGCGGTCGGTGGTCGAGGAGGTGTGCGCCGCGACGGGTGCGTCCTTCGAGGAGAAGGACATCACCCAGGACGAAGCACTGCACCGTGCCTACTGGGAGCAGATTCCGGTCGTCCTGGTCGACGGGGAGCAGCACACCTTCTGGCGCGTGGACGCCGGACGGCTGCGCCGCGCGCTGGGCGCGTGA
- a CDS encoding HAD family phosphatase yields MAALGWLTPRRRSATARSVLAGEAAAEAARKSTQQFAELDALEAKEGTAPAEPVFPVAGDDRAAAFFDLDNTVMQGAAIFHFGRGLYKRKFFQRRELARFAWQQTWFRLAGVEDPDHMQDVRESALSIVKGHRVSELMSIGEEIYDEYMADRIWPGTRALAQAHLDAGQKVWLVTAAPVETATIIARRLGLTGALGTVAESVDGVYTGRLVGEPLHGPAKAEAVRALAHAEGLDLTRCAAYSDSHNDIPMLSLVGHPYAINPDTKLRKHARALEWRLRDYRTGRKAAKVGIPAAAGVGAIAGGTAAAVALHRRRR; encoded by the coding sequence ATGGCCGCACTGGGATGGCTCACCCCCCGCAGGCGCTCCGCCACAGCACGGAGCGTGCTCGCAGGCGAGGCCGCAGCCGAGGCAGCGCGCAAGTCGACACAGCAGTTCGCGGAGCTCGACGCGCTCGAAGCGAAGGAAGGCACTGCCCCGGCCGAACCGGTATTCCCCGTCGCCGGGGACGACCGGGCTGCGGCCTTCTTCGACCTCGACAACACCGTGATGCAGGGTGCCGCGATCTTCCACTTCGGCCGCGGCCTGTATAAGCGGAAGTTCTTCCAGCGCCGCGAGCTGGCCCGTTTCGCCTGGCAGCAGACCTGGTTCCGGCTCGCCGGCGTCGAGGACCCGGACCATATGCAGGACGTCCGCGAGTCCGCCCTGTCCATCGTCAAGGGCCACCGCGTCTCCGAGCTGATGTCGATCGGCGAGGAGATCTACGACGAGTACATGGCCGACCGCATCTGGCCCGGCACCCGCGCACTCGCCCAGGCGCACCTCGACGCGGGCCAGAAGGTCTGGCTGGTGACCGCAGCCCCCGTGGAGACGGCGACGATCATCGCCCGCCGCCTCGGCCTGACCGGCGCGCTCGGCACGGTCGCCGAATCCGTCGACGGCGTGTACACCGGCCGGCTCGTCGGCGAACCGCTGCACGGGCCCGCCAAGGCAGAGGCCGTGCGGGCGCTGGCCCATGCCGAGGGCCTGGACCTGACCCGCTGCGCGGCCTACAGCGATTCGCACAACGACATCCCCATGCTGTCGCTCGTGGGACATCCGTACGCCATCAACCCGGACACCAAGCTGCGCAAGCACGCGCGCGCCCTGGAGTGGCGGCTGCGCGACTACCGGACCGGCCGCAAGGCGGCCAAGGTCGGTATCCCGGCCGCCGCCGGCGTGGGCGCCATCGCGGGCGGCACCGCCGCCGCGGTCGCCCTGCACCGCCGCCGCCGCTGA